Proteins from a genomic interval of Quercus robur chromosome 9, dhQueRobu3.1, whole genome shotgun sequence:
- the LOC126699442 gene encoding zinc finger CCCH domain-containing protein 54 has translation MMKGINPSIYGFSEHQFPNLVPPEYYNNTINNDHIDEAIFGSDEFRMYGYKIKRCPRLRSHDWTECPYAHRGEKAQRRDPRKFSYSAVACSAFRTGKCLKGDTCEFAHGVFEYWLHPARYRTRACNAGRHCQRKVCFFAHTPEQLRSETKYKCHYTYRPRMIDGGDGVRDGSNGQEDATPPPLPLPVPVQLEKKHVVESCCDGVSEVLKSLRGLKIRDVEDNWESSESDLPQIDWISELVQ, from the coding sequence ATGATGAAAGGCATAAATCCCAGCATCTACGGATTCTCCGAACACCAATTTCCCAACCTCGTACCTCCGGAATACTACAACAACACCATCAACAACGATCACATTGACGAAGCTATCTTCGGCTCCGATGAGTTCCGAATGTACGGCTATAAGATAAAACGGTGTCCGAGACTGCGAAGCCACGACTGGACCGAGTGCCCCTATGCTCACCGCGGCGAAAAGGCTCAGCGCCGCGATCCACGTAAGTTTAGCTACTCCGCCGTTGCATGCTCGGCCTTTCGAACCGGCAAGTGCCTCAAGGGTGACACCTGTGAGTTCGCGCATGGAGTCTTCGAGTATTGGCTTCACCCAGCTAGGTATCGCACGCGTGCATGCAATGCTGGGCGTCATTGCCAACGTAAGGTATGTTTTTTTGCGCACACGCCTGAGCAGTTACGGTCTGAGACTAAATACAAGTGCCACTACACGTACCGACCAAGAATGATCGACGGCGGAGATGGGGTTCGCGATGGATCAAACGGTCAGGAGGATGCCACACCGCCGCCTTTGCCTTTGCCGGTGCCGGTTCAGTTGGAGAAGAAACATGTTGTTGAGAGTTGTTGTGATGGGGTTTCGGAGGTTTTGAAGAGTTTGAGGGGTTTGAAGATAAGGGATGTTGAGGATAATTGGGAATCATCAGAGTCAGATTTGCCTCAGATCGATTGGATTTCAGAGTTGGTgcagtaa